Proteins encoded within one genomic window of Vicinamibacterales bacterium:
- a CDS encoding sigma-70 family RNA polymerase sigma factor: MQNPDDDGALAQRAVAGDVEAFEVLVTRHQRVLFKVALRMLGDPADASDATQAAFVKAFQNLRSFDPRFRFFSWMYRILLNECLNARRGRRRHEQEEAAFELAGNGTPLDALERSERRQRVQKALLALTDEYRQVIVLRHFADLSYDDIAATLEIPAKVVKSRLYSARQRLAEMLLGEMS; encoded by the coding sequence ATGCAGAACCCTGACGACGACGGAGCGCTGGCGCAGCGGGCGGTGGCGGGCGACGTCGAGGCGTTCGAGGTGCTGGTGACCCGCCATCAGCGGGTGCTGTTCAAGGTGGCGCTGCGGATGCTGGGCGACCCCGCGGACGCGAGCGACGCCACCCAGGCGGCCTTCGTGAAGGCGTTCCAGAACCTCCGGAGTTTCGACCCGCGGTTCCGGTTCTTCAGCTGGATGTATCGGATTCTGCTGAACGAATGCCTGAACGCGCGGCGCGGGCGGCGGCGGCACGAGCAGGAGGAAGCGGCGTTCGAGCTGGCGGGAAACGGGACGCCGCTCGACGCGCTGGAGCGGAGCGAGCGGAGGCAGCGCGTGCAGAAAGCGTTACTGGCACTCACCGACGAATACCGGCAGGTGATCGTGCTGCGGCATTTCGCCGACCTTTCGTACGACGACATCGCGGCGACGCTCGAGATTCCCGCCAAGGTCGTGAAGTCGCGGCTCTATTCGGCGCGTCAGCGGCTCGCGGAAATGCTGCTGGGAGAGATGAGCTGA
- a CDS encoding STAS domain-containing protein, with translation MKSVWRLEIDREIQDGVLVLRLGGRLGTASSGALIDAVIQGLAEGYRAVMLDLQEIDYMSSAGLMAVDASAGRARSQGGALVLCAACDAVRLVLEFGGLLADVPLEPSRAAGLERLRRESGPE, from the coding sequence ATGAAATCGGTATGGCGGCTCGAAATCGACCGGGAGATTCAGGACGGCGTCCTGGTCCTGCGGCTGGGCGGCAGGCTCGGCACGGCCTCGTCCGGCGCGCTGATAGACGCGGTAATTCAAGGACTCGCCGAGGGTTATCGCGCCGTCATGCTCGATCTGCAGGAGATCGACTACATGAGCAGCGCCGGGCTGATGGCTGTCGACGCGTCGGCAGGGCGCGCGCGGAGCCAGGGGGGCGCACTGGTGCTCTGCGCCGCCTGCGACGCGGTGCGGCTGGTGCTGGAGTTCGGCGGGCTGCTGGCCGACGTCCCGCTGGAGCCGTCCCGCGCCGCCGGACTCGAGCGCCTGCGCCGGGAAAGCGGCCCTGAATAG
- a CDS encoding Zn-dependent hydrolase yields the protein MKRRDFLHTMASAAVAAAAPLRAQSTAPRIDAARLRQEIEALSAFGRPAGGSFADGVSRTAYSDADIQGRAYAIGLMRGAGLNPRIDPAGNIFAVRAGQDATLRPILFGSHIDSVPQGGNFDGDLGSLAAIETIRALDAARIVTRHPLEVVIWAHEEGGTFPNGLNGSRAAAGQLVAGEMDQIHQGLRKADGIRRIGGDPDRIAGARRQPGTIHCYLELHIEQGGTLDRRRVQIGVVEGIVSISRYRATVSGFANHAGTTMMADRQDALIAASQVVLAVREEVTRVQGPQVGTVGRLDVTPNAANVIPGRAELTIELRDLSEAKLASIADAIASRARAIASATKTTIEIAPTGHYGPALATPSVQSAIERAAAGLGFTHTRLPSGAGHDAQMAATLGPMGMIFVPSIGGISHSPKERTEWDDCARGADVLLRTVLEVDRLTL from the coding sequence ATGAAGCGGCGTGATTTCCTGCACACGATGGCCTCGGCGGCGGTGGCGGCGGCGGCGCCGTTGCGCGCCCAATCCACCGCGCCCCGAATCGATGCCGCCAGGCTCCGCCAGGAGATCGAGGCGCTCAGCGCGTTCGGGCGGCCCGCCGGCGGCAGCTTCGCCGACGGCGTCAGCCGGACGGCGTACTCGGACGCGGATATCCAGGGACGCGCGTATGCGATCGGCCTGATGCGCGGCGCCGGACTGAATCCGCGCATCGATCCGGCCGGGAACATCTTTGCCGTGCGCGCCGGGCAGGACGCGACACTGCGCCCGATTCTCTTCGGTTCCCACATCGATTCGGTCCCGCAGGGCGGCAACTTCGACGGCGACCTCGGGTCGCTCGCGGCGATTGAGACCATCCGCGCCCTCGACGCCGCACGCATCGTCACGCGGCATCCGCTCGAAGTCGTCATCTGGGCGCACGAAGAAGGCGGGACGTTCCCCAACGGCCTGAATGGCAGCCGCGCCGCCGCCGGGCAGCTCGTCGCCGGAGAGATGGATCAGATCCATCAGGGCCTGCGCAAGGCAGACGGCATTCGCCGCATCGGCGGGGATCCCGATCGGATCGCCGGCGCGCGCCGGCAGCCGGGCACGATTCACTGCTATCTCGAGCTGCACATCGAACAGGGCGGCACGCTCGATCGGCGGCGCGTCCAGATCGGCGTCGTCGAAGGAATTGTCTCGATCTCGCGGTACCGGGCGACGGTGAGCGGTTTCGCCAATCACGCGGGCACGACGATGATGGCGGATCGGCAGGATGCGCTGATCGCGGCGTCGCAGGTCGTGCTTGCGGTCCGCGAAGAGGTGACGCGCGTGCAGGGACCGCAGGTCGGCACCGTCGGGCGCCTCGACGTCACGCCGAATGCCGCGAATGTCATCCCCGGCAGGGCGGAGCTGACGATCGAGCTGCGCGACCTGTCGGAAGCGAAGCTGGCGTCGATCGCGGACGCGATCGCGTCCCGCGCGCGTGCGATTGCGTCAGCGACGAAGACGACGATCGAGATCGCGCCGACCGGCCATTACGGACCGGCGCTGGCGACGCCGTCGGTGCAGTCCGCGATCGAGCGCGCCGCGGCGGGCCTCGGCTTCACCCACACGCGGCTGCCCAGCGGCGCCGGCCACGACGCCCAGATGGCGGCCACGCTCGGGCCCATGGGCATGATCTTCGTGCCGAGCATCGGCGGCATCAGCCATTCGCCGAAGGAACGGACCGAGTGGGACGACTGCGCCCGCGGCGCCGACGTGCTGCTCCGGACCGTGCTGGAGGTCGATCGCCTGACCCTGTGA